The following are encoded together in the Daucus carota subsp. sativus chromosome 5, DH1 v3.0, whole genome shotgun sequence genome:
- the LOC108222965 gene encoding CBL-interacting serine/threonine-protein kinase 24, protein MNKGTRKVGKYEVGRTIGQGTFAKVKFAKNTETGESVAVKVMTKSTILKHKMVNQIKREISIMKIVRHPNIVRLNEVLASQTKIYIVLEFVTGGELFDKIVNQKRLSEQESRRYFQQLIDAVAHCHSKGVYHRDLKPENLLLDSDGNLKVSDFGLSALPQQGVELLHTTCGTPNYIAPEVLSHRGYDGAAADVWSCGVILYVLMAGYLPFNEIDLPTLYKKVSSADFSFPYWFSAGAKSLLNKILDPNPETRIRIDGIKNHPWFQKNYVSVKLAEDVEISLDDVCAVFDDIEDKYVTEQSGISQNGPLVMNAFEMITLSQGLNLSALFDRRQDHVKRQTRFVSRQPAEVIISTIESVAESMTLKVHTRNYKTRLEGRSPNINGQLAVVLEVYEVAPSLFMVDVRKATGDTLEYHKFYKSFCAKLDHIIWKPK, encoded by the exons ATGAATAAAGGAACGCGAAAGGTAGGAAAGTATGAAGTCGGCCGAACGATTGGCCAAGGAACTTTTGCCAAAGTTAAGTTTGCTAAAAATACCGAGACGGGCGAGAGCGTTGCTGTTAAAGTTATGACCAAGAGCACGATACTCAAACACAAGATGGTTAATCAG ATCAAAAGAGAGATATCTATAATGAAAATCGTAAGGCATCCCAACATAGTCAGGCTAAATGAG GTTTTGGCAAGTCAGAcgaaaatatatattgttctgGAGTTTGTGACTGGGGGAGAGCTTTTTGataaaata GTTAATCAGAAAAGGCTTTCAGAACAAGAATCTAGGCGATACTTTCAACAGCTTATAGATGCAGTAGCACATTGCCACAGTAAGGGTGTGTACCATAGAGATTTAAAG CCTGAAAATCTTCTTCTTGATTCTGATGGAAACTTGAAGGTCTCTGATTTTGGACTAAGTGCATTGCCACAACAA GGTGTTGAGCTTCTTCATACAACTTGTGGAACTCCAAATTATATTGCACCCGAG GTGCTAAGCCACCGAGGCTATGATGGTGCTGCTGCTGATGTTTGGTCTTGTGGAGTCATATTGTATGTTTTAATGGCAGGATATCTTCCTTTTAATGAGATAGACCTTCCAACCTTGTATAAAAAG GTCAGTTCTGCAGATTTTTCTTTTCCATATTGGTTCTCTGCCGGTGCAAAGTCGCTGCTAAACAAAATACTTGATCCTAATCCTGAAACT CGTATTCGAATTGATGGGATAAAAAACCATCCATGGTTCCAGAAGAACTATGTGTCTGTAAAGCTTGCAGAAGATGTAGAAATCAGTTTGGATGATGTTTGTGCAGTTTTTGATGACATTGAG GATAAATATGTAACGGAGCAATCCGGAATTTCTCAGAATGGCCCTTTAGTTATGAATGCCTTTGAGATGATTACTCTGTCTCAAGGGTTGAATTTATCAGCCTTATTTGATAGGCGACAG GATCATGTCAAGCGTCAAACTCGTTTTGTTTCTCGTCAACCAGCTGAAGTCATAATTTCAACGATCGAATCCGTTGCAGAATCAATGACCCTTAAGGTCCATACGCGTAACTACAAG ACAAGGCTTGAAGGAAGATCGCCCAATATAAATGGACAGCTCGCTGTTGTATTGGAG GTTTACGAAGTTGCACCATCTCTTTTCATGGTGGATGTTCGGAAGGCGACTGGAGATACACTTGAGTATCACAAG TTCTACAAGAGCTTCTGTGCTAAACTCGATCATATCATTTGGAAACCAAAATAA
- the LOC108223587 gene encoding nuclear pore complex protein NUP1: MESGPAKTYGGGAGGKFRKPPARKPPSTPYDRPQVNQTTGERSRGWLSKLVSPAHYLISRGATKLMPAFFSNSVADALDPGNDETELVANPENDEYHSPDPEIYRSQSEAGPSRPADSLEKNSSSLELEQDNRKKSNGDSELSKIEQLIKGKLFSRDEISRLTDILNSNVSSDVERETKKPSLTAEGEAKMKVSFAPEYRMITTEIKDDVNRNVLRVSSPLKESNIQNNVNASPIDIAKAYMRTHTTELVPSAYSTMSKSERALYRGDDIQANFLNPQVPQPSSRPSKGPIVPDQHGYATPLGQRGSFGLQKFARTPYSRTIYSNSESRPKLTQQTDRRPLNISPSPFKQSRTPIFGHSRTPIFGKVKSRTDDDSGYGTGGAIRRIRSKFASETPGRGSASLYSVKNVPSPVKESNASKVFFSKEKNMEFIGTSGAANNQPVESLEYGSKEGLPTSSPQSSPVARGILEHLANKPTPNDIAAELKYASAWKTSPKKNDVLQTEITSSTQLSGSANLRNNSNCLTFSAEGSDGKYLTSREKSQESDALNAITMKSKVNGDSNGTNSTIAEPMFGIKNVSDFQSKRTHENAVLDARRKDQDTNSWPFHKQVNGKDIMQKTNHAEGSKLLDKQPYIFSGAKRTLKSISVEKKGGLGFTFPVSAPGLLSEPPTPSIFPTFSSADMPQATEDSTLPSYTFGTKRSTPRLDFSSFPSTSSFSTDDTASEIKFSFGSEKNTRVSFNLVGKDPISYSLL, encoded by the exons ATGGAAAGTGGACCGGCGAAGACCTACGGCGGAGGCGCCGGCGGCAAGTTTCGAAAGCCTCCGGCGAGAAAGCCGCCGTCGACACCTTACGATCGGCCGCAGGTTAATCAAACGACCGGAGAGCGGTCACGTGGCTGGCTATCGAAGCTTGTTAGTCCGGCTCATTACCTAATTTCTAGAGGCGCCACTAAATTGATGCCGGCGTTTTTTTCCAATTCAGTCGCTGATGCGTTAGATCCCG GTAATGATGAAACTGAATTGGTGGCGAATCCTGAAAATGATGAGTACCATTCTCCTGAT CCTGAGATTTACAGGTCCCAAAGTGAGGCAGGGCCTAGCAGGCCTGCTGATAGTTTGGAGAAAAATTCATCCTCTTTGGAACTTGAACAAGATAACAGGAAGAAGTCTAATGGTGATTCTGAGTTATCCAAGATTGAGCAATTAATAAAAGGAAAATTGTTTTCTAG GGATGAAATTAGTAGATTGACGGACATATTAAATTCTAATGTCTCTTCTGATGTTGAACGGGAAACAAAAAAGCCAAGTTTGACTGCAGAAGGTGAAGCCAAAATGAAGGTTTCTTTTGCACCAGAATATCGCATGATCACAACCGAAATTAAAGATGATGTCAACAGAAATGTTTTGAGGGTCTCATCTCCTCTTAAAGAATCAAAT ATCCAAAACAATGTCAATGCTTCCCCAATTGATATCGCAAAAGCCTATATGAGAACTCATACTACGGAATTGGTCCCTAGTGCTTATAGCACCATGTCTAAATCTGAGAGAGCTCTATACAGAGGTGATGATATACAGGCAAATTTTTTAAATCCACAAGTACCCCAACCTTCTTCCAGGCCATCAAAGGGACCCATTGTACCAGATCAGCATGGTTATGCAACTCCGTTAGGTCAAAGAGGTTCATTTGGGCTTCAGAAATTCGCAAGAACTCCATATTCTAGAACCATCTATTCCAATTCTGAGTCTAGACCCAAG CTGACACAACAAACTGATAGAAGGCCTCTTAATATTTCACCAAGTCCCTTCAAGCAGTCCCGAACTCCCATTTTTGGTCATTCTCGAACTCCCATTTTTGGAAAG GTTAAATCAAGGACTGATGATGATAGTGGATATGGAACTGGGGGAGCTATCCGTCGCATACGTAGTAAGTTTGCTTCAGAAACTCCAGGCAGAGGATCTGCTTCTCTGTATTCCGTGAAGAATGTTCCTTCACCGGTGAAAGAATCGAATGCTTCAAAAGTATTCTTTTCAAAAGAGAAGAATATGGAATTTATTGGAACCAGTGGGGCTGCAAACAACCAGCCAGTAGAATCTCTGGAATATGGCTCTAAAGAGGGACTACCAACATCAAGTCCACAATCTAGTCCAGTGGCTAGAGGAATATTGGAACACCTTGCAAACAAACCAACACCTAATGATATTGCAGCTGAACTTAAATATGCATCTGCATGGAAGACTTCTCCTAAAAAGAATGATGTGTTGCAAACTGAAATTACTAGTTCAACTCAGTTAAGTGGGAGTGCCAACTTGAGGAACAACTCAAATTGCCTTACATTTTCCGCCGAAGGTTCTGATGGAAAATATCTGACAAGTAGAGAAAAATCTCAGGAGAGTGATGCTCTCAATGCTATAACCATGAAGTCTAAAGTAAATGGTGATAGTAATGGTACCAATAGTACCATCGCAGAGCCTATGTTCGGCATAAAAAACGTTTCCGATTTTCAAAGCAAGAGAACACACGAG AATGCTGTCTTGGATGCCAGAAGGAAAGATCAAGACACAAATTCTTGGCCCTTCCATAAACAAGTCAACGGGAAGGATATTATGCAGAAGACAAATCATGCAGAAGGATCCAAGTTGCTAGATAAGCAGCCATATATCTTTTCAGGAGCGAAGCGGACCTTGAAGTCCATCTCTGTCGAGAAGAAGGGTGGCCTGGGATTCACTTTTCCAGTTTCTGCACCTGGCTTACTATCGGAACCTCCTACTCCTTCAATCTTTCCAACCTTTTCATCAGCCGACATGCCTCAGGCTACAGAAGATTCCACATTACCTTCTTATACTTTTGGTACCAAGCGTTCCACCCCTCGCCTTGATTTTTCCTCTTTCCCTTCTACAAGCAGCTTCTCTACTGACGATACGGCATCAGAGATCAAGTTCAGTTTTGGATCTGAGAAAAATACTAGGGTTTCTTTTAATTTAGTGGGGAAGGATCCAATCTCCTACTCCTTGCTATGA
- the LOC108222967 gene encoding equilibrative nucleotide transporter 8 — protein MERGKNTEVHTEPRDAYKIAYVIHFLLGAGNLIPWNALITAIDYFGSIYSTRHVEKVFSVAYMTSSVLVLVVMISWGSNLSKKLTFRLRMNIGFSMFILSIMASPIIDWAWFSKQSRVRSATDFNLVVAAVIFCGLADGLIGGSLIGSSGNLPKQYMQAVFAGTASSGVLVSILRIITKAAVPHSPQGLRTSAHFYFIFSTVILLTCLVCCNLLHKLPIMQEHYKFQQYNLPSTSPKFWDVVRIIRWPAFGIFMIYTVTLSIFPGFLAENVQSNILGDWYPLLLITAYNVSDLAGKSFTAIYVLKGIRKATWGSISRLLFYPLFTVCLHGSKWMKTEVPVIFLTFMLGLTNGYLTSVIMIQAPKSVSPSEAEVAAVVMALFLGLGLVAGSVVGWLWII, from the exons ATGGAGCGAGGGAAGAACACAGAAGTTCATACTGAACCAAGAGATGCATACAAAATTGCGTATGTAATCCATTTCTTACTTGGTGCAGGAAATTTAATTCCATGGAATGCTTTGATTACTGCTATCGATTATTTTGGCTCTATTTATTCAACCAGACATGTAGAAAAGGTTTTCTCAGTAGCTTACATGACTTCATCTGTTCTGGTCTTAGTGGTGATGATAAGTTGGGGTAGTAATCTGAGCAAAAAACTGACCTTCAGATTGCGGATGAACATTGGATTTTCCATGTTTATTCTCTCTATAATGGCAAGTCCGATTATAGACTGGGCTTGGTTCAGCAAGCAATCGAGAGTGAGATCAGCTACTGACTTCAATTTAGTAGTTGCCGCAGTCATATTCTGTGGTTTGGCTGATGGCTTAATAGGGGGAAGTCTGATAGGATCTTCGGGAAATCTACCAAAACAATACATGCAAGCAGTTTTTGCTGGAACAGCTTCTTCAG GTGTCCTGGTATCAATATTGCGGATTATAACTAAGGCAGCAGTACCACATTCTCCGCAAGGTCTTAGGACAAGTGCCCACTTCTACTTCATATTTAGCACGGTTATATTGTTGACCTGCCTTGTTTGTTGCAACCTGCTCCACAAATTGCCAATCATGCAAGAGCATTACAAATTTCAACAGTATAATCTGCCATCTACAAGCCCAAAATTCTGGGATGTGGTGAGAATAATAAGGTGGCCAGCTTTTGGAATCTTTATGATCTATACAGTTACCTTGTCAATTTTTCCTGGATTCTTAGCAGAAAATGTTCAATCCAACATTCTTGGAGATTGGTATCCGCTTTTGCTGATTACAGCATACAATGTTTCAGATTTAGCAGGAAAATCATTCACGGCCATATATGTGCTCAAGGGCATCAGGAAAGCAACATGGGGTTCAATCAGCAGGCTGTTATTTTACCCTCTATTTACTGTGTGCCTCCacggatctaagtggatgaaaACCGAGGTGCCCGTGATATTTCTGACGTTTATGCTCGGACTAACAAATGGTTATTTGACAAGTGTCATCATGATACAGGCTCCTAAATCAGTGTCACCTTCAGAAGCTGAAGTAGCTGCAGTTGTCATGGCATTGTTCTTGGGATTGGGCTTAGTTGCTGGTTCGGTTGTTGGCTGGTTATGGATCATTTGA
- the LOC108222964 gene encoding EIN3-binding F-box protein 2: MPALINYRRGDDEFYSAGSACCADSALFFSTNSNVHNVYGPSRKRARITSPFAFDGHMFETEKPSIEILPDECLFEIFRHLPGGQERSAAACVSKHWLMLLSSIRNSEIYQKQEVCEPTQDIDMVSADETKEDSCDGYLTRCVEGKKATDIRLAAIAVGTATRGGLGKLSIRGSNSTRGVTDLGLSAIAHGCPSLRVLSLWNVPLMGDEGLLKIAKECHLLEKLDLSECPSVSNKGIIAVAENCPNLTAITIESCPRIGNESLKAIGLCCPNLQSITVKNCPLVGDQGVASLLSSASAVLSKVKFQALSITDFSLAVIGHYGKAITNLVLGGLERVSQKGFWALGSAGGLLSLESLLITSCGGTTDVSLEAIGKGCPNLKHMSLKKCCFVSDSGLVAFVKVAGSLKSLHLEECNRITQSGILGALSNCVSKLKSLALLKCMGIKDLGLENPVSSPCESLRSLTIQNCLGFGSASLAVLGKLCPQLHHLDLSGLCAITDTGLLPLLEFCEDGLVKVNLSDCLNLTDKVVVDLARLHGETLEVLNLTGCRKITDESLAAIADNCLLLNDLDISKCSVTDAGVAALSRGVQHNLQILSLSGCSNISNKSMLSLAELGKTLVGLNIQQCNLISSSAIELLLESLWRCDILYGDHTPLLI; this comes from the exons ATGCCTGCTCTCATCAACTACAGAAGAG GGGATGATGAATTTTACTCTGCAGGGTCAGCTTGTTGTGCTGATTCAGCTCTTTTCTTCTCGACTAATTCCAATGTGCATAATGTTTATGGACCATCCCGGAAGAGGGCACGCATCACCAGCCCATTTGCTTTTGATGGTCATATGTTTGAGACAGAGAAACCTTCTATCGAAATTCTCCCTGATGAGTGCCTGTTTGAGATCTTCAGGCACTTGCCAGGAGGCCAAGAGAGGAGTGCTGCTGCTTGTGTGTCGAAGCACTGGCTCATGCTCCTGAGCAGTATCAGAAATTCTGAAATTTACCAAAAGCAAGAAGTATGTGAGCCTACTCAAGATATAGATATGGTTTCCGCGGATGAAACTAAAGAAGATAGTTGTGATGGTTATCTTACTAGATGCGTAGAAGGAAAGAAGGCGACAGATATTAGACTTGCTGCTATTGCAGTGGGAACAGCCACTCGTGGGGGACTTGGCAAGCTTTCAATCCGGGGAAGCAACTCTACTCGAGGAGTTACTGACCTGGGGCTCTCAGCAATTGCTCACGGCTGCCCTTCTCTTAGAGTTCTATCGTTATGGAATGTCCCTCTCATGGGGGATGAGGGTTTACTGAAGATAGCTAAGGAATGCCACCTGCTAGAAAAGCTTGATCTTAGTGAATGTCCTTCAGTTTCTAACAAGGGCATTATTGCAGTTGCAGAAAACTGTCCCAATTTGACTGCAATTACAATTGAATCTTGTCCAAGAATAGGAAATGAGAGTCTCAAGGCAATTGGGCTGTGCTGTCCTAATCTGCAGTCAATCACAGTTAAAAACTGCCCTCTTGTTGGGGATCAGGGAGTGGCTAGTCTTTTGTCCTCTGCCTCAGCTGTTTTGTCAAAGGTCAAGTTTCAGGCTTTGAGTATCACAGATTTCTCTCTTGCTGTGATTGGGCACTATGGAAAGGCCATTACCAATCTTGTTCTTGGAGGACTCGAGAGGGTGAGTCAGAAAGGTTTTTGGGCATTGGGTAGCGCTGGGGGGCTGCTGTCTCTTGAATCCTTGTTGATCACTTCTTGTGGAGGAACAACAGATGTGAGTCTTGAAGCCATTGGAAAAGGTTGCCCAAATCTGAAACACATGTCCCTAAAGAAGTGTTGCTTTGTGTCAGATAGTGGGTTGGTAGCGTTTGTGAAAGTTGCGGGATCTCTTAAGAGCTTGCATTTGGAGGAGTGCAACAGAATTACACAATCCGGCATATTAGGTGCACTTTCAAATTGTGTATCAAAGTTAAAGTCTTTAGCTTTACTGAAGTGCATGGGGATCAAGGATTTAGGTCTGGAAAATCCTGTTTCTTCTCCTTGTGAATCTCTTCGATCCTTGACCATCCAGAACTGTTTGGGGTTTGGTAGTGCTAGCTTGGCTGTTCTGGGAAAATTGTGTCCTCAGCTACATCACTTAGACTTGAGTGGGCTCTGTGCAATAACAGATACTGGCCTTCTACCATTGCTGGAGTTCTGTGAGGATGGACTTGTGAAGGTGAATTTGAGTGACTGTCTCAATTTGACAGACAAGGTGGTTGTTGATTTGGCAAGGTTGCATGGTGAAACCCTCGAAGTGCTGAATCTCACGGGGTGCAGAAAGATTACTGATGAGAGCTTGGCAGCCATTGCAGACAACTGCTTGTTACTCAACGATCTTGACATATCAAAGTGTTCAGTCACTGATGCCGGAGTTGCTGCTTTATCCAGGGGTGTGCAACATAATCTGCAGATCCTTTCCTTGTCCGGTTGTTCTAATATCTCAAACAAGAGTATGCTTTCCCTTGCAGAACTAGGCAAGACGCTAGTAGGGTTGAATATTCAGCAATGCAATTTAATCAGCAGCAGTGCCATTGAGCTGCTTCTGGAAAGTTTGTGGAGATGTGATATTCTCTATGGAGATCATACCCCTTTGCTCATTTAA
- the LOC108222604 gene encoding uncharacterized protein LOC108222604, with translation MDSGRKRIPLGAVSPSAVRNAQRRRSSNDVQTSGNVSSANRENLEPNRASASLPESSFQTPARNDNVCQQPSHSNLGSCTGTRICTSSQAGKTTKMAYYPTQSSGSNIILIQPNFTCTKSSSLM, from the exons ATGGACAGTG GTCGTAAGCGCATACCTTTAGGTGCTGTTTCTCCTTCGGCTGTTAGAAATG CACAACGGAGGCGATCTTCCAATGATGTGCAGACATCTGGTAATGTGTCATCTGCGAATCGTGAGAATTTGGAACCGAATAGAGCATCTGCATCTCTGCCAGAATCAAGTTTTCAGACTCCAGCACGTAATGATAATGTTTGCCAGCAGCCATCACACTCCAACCTGGGTTCATGTACAG GTACACGGATTTGTACTTCATCTCAGGCTggtaaaacaacaaaaatggcTTACTACCCTACCCAGAGTTCAGGTTCAAATATCATACTCATTCAACCTAACTTTACATGTACCAAGAGTAGTTCCTTAATGTGA